In Cygnus olor isolate bCygOlo1 chromosome 12, bCygOlo1.pri.v2, whole genome shotgun sequence, one DNA window encodes the following:
- the GINS3 gene encoding DNA replication complex GINS protein PSF3 — MSEAYFPVGPGLGSEENFLSLDDILMSQEKLPGRAESSLPRLAFALGQGAAGGSGDSIPEGSKLEIPMWLAKGLHDSKRRIISVELPKIYKEAWRTVFSADANVVDLHKMGPYYYGFGSQLLNFDNPENPEIAQTILQTFISRFRRIMDSSQNAYNEDTSMLVARLDELERALFRAGQKGLNDFQCWEKGQASQITVSSLVQNYGKRKFTDMDG; from the exons ATGTCCGAGGCGTATTTCCCCGTGGGTCCCGGGCTGGGCTCCGAGGAGAACTTCTTGTCGCTGGACGACATCCTCATGTCGCAGGAGAAGCTGCCGGGTCGCGCCGAGAGCAGCCTGCCCCGCCTGGCCTTCGCGCTGGGCCAAGGGGCCGCCGGTGGCTCGGGCGACTCGATCCCGGAG GGCTCAAAGCTGGAAATACCGATGTGGCTGGCTAAAGGGTTGCACGACAGCAAAAGAAGAATAATTTCGGTGGAACTGCCAAAGATTTACAAGGAAGCCTGGAGGACAGTCTTCAGTGCTGATGCCAACGTGGTTGATTTGCATAAAATGGGGCCATACTACTACGGGTTTGGCTCCCAGCTCCTGAATTTTGACAACCCAGAGAATCCCGAGATAGCTCAGACTATCCTGCAG ACATTTATTAGCCGTTTTCGTCGTATCATGGACTCCTCTCAGAATGCTTACAACGAAGACACATCAATGCTGGTGGCTCGGCTGGATGAACTGGAGCGAGCCTTATTTCGAGCTGGCCAGAAAGGGCTGAATGACTTCCAGTGCTGGGAAAAGGGACAAGCTTCGCAAATCACAGTTTCCAGTCTGGTCCAGAATTATGGGAAAAGAAAGTTTACGGATATGGATGgttaa